In a genomic window of Pseudomonas putida:
- a CDS encoding CheR family methyltransferase yields MSSDQRFFDFLKERIGLDVTSVGPAIIERAVRQRSLLSNAQTADEYWRTLQGSSDEQQALIEAVIVPETWFFRYPESFATLAKLATRRLAEINHLRALRILSLPCSTGEEPYSIAMALLDAGFKPHQFKVEGMDVSPLSVEKARRALYGKNSFRGEDIAYRDRYFTAENDGYHLSNRVLDQVRLQVGNVLDPGLLANEPPYDFVFCRNLLIYFDLATQKQVFEVLKRLTHVDGVLFIGPAEGSLLGRLGMRSIGIPQSFAFSRQNAAEPEPLPTINPAPLPTPVPVRQPARPVAPPPVARRPFASVARPVSTEKPGGADSAVLLANIAGLANEGKSAEARAACERYLREHEPVAQVFYWLGLLSDVGGDVLQAQGFYRKALYLEPQHPDALMHLAALLQAQGDSVGARRLQDRAARSERADSERKR; encoded by the coding sequence ATGAGCAGCGATCAGCGTTTTTTCGATTTCCTCAAGGAACGCATCGGCCTCGATGTGACCTCGGTGGGTCCGGCGATCATCGAGCGTGCGGTGCGCCAACGCAGCCTCTTGTCCAATGCGCAGACGGCCGATGAATACTGGCGCACCCTGCAGGGCTCCAGTGATGAGCAGCAGGCGTTGATCGAAGCGGTGATCGTTCCGGAGACCTGGTTTTTCCGCTATCCGGAATCCTTCGCCACCCTGGCGAAACTGGCGACCCGGCGCCTGGCCGAGATCAACCACCTGCGCGCCCTGCGGATTCTCAGCCTGCCATGCTCCACCGGCGAAGAGCCGTACTCGATCGCCATGGCGCTGCTGGATGCCGGGTTCAAGCCGCACCAGTTCAAGGTCGAGGGCATGGATGTCAGCCCGCTGTCGGTGGAAAAGGCCCGGCGTGCGCTGTATGGCAAGAATTCCTTTCGCGGCGAAGACATCGCCTATCGCGACCGTTATTTCACCGCTGAAAACGACGGTTATCACCTGAGCAATCGCGTGCTGGATCAGGTCCGCCTGCAGGTCGGCAATGTCCTTGATCCGGGCTTGCTCGCCAACGAGCCGCCCTATGACTTCGTGTTCTGCCGCAATCTGCTGATCTATTTCGATCTGGCGACGCAAAAGCAGGTGTTCGAAGTGCTCAAGCGCTTGACCCATGTCGATGGCGTGCTGTTCATCGGCCCCGCCGAAGGCAGTCTGCTGGGGCGCCTGGGCATGCGTTCGATCGGTATCCCGCAGTCCTTCGCCTTCAGTCGCCAGAATGCTGCGGAGCCTGAGCCGTTGCCGACCATCAATCCCGCGCCATTGCCGACGCCTGTGCCCGTGCGGCAACCGGCGCGTCCTGTCGCGCCGCCACCGGTTGCCCGGCGTCCGTTCGCCAGCGTTGCGCGGCCCGTGTCTACAGAAAAGCCTGGCGGCGCCGATAGCGCGGTATTGCTGGCGAACATTGCCGGGTTGGCCAACGAAGGCAAAAGCGCCGAAGCCCGTGCCGCGTGCGAGCGCTACCTGCGCGAACACGAGCCCGTGGCGCAGGTGTTCTACTGGCTGGGGTTGCTCAGTGATGTGGGCGGTGATGTGCTGCAGGCCCAGGGTTTTTATCGCAAGGCCTTGTACCTTGAACCGCAACATCCCGACGCGTTGATGCATCTGGCAGCCCTGCTGCAAGCCCAGGGCGATAGCGTCGGTGCCAGACGATTGCAGGACCGCGCCGCCCGCAGCGAGCGCGCCGACAGTGAGCGTAAACGATGA
- a CDS encoding methyl-accepting chemotaxis protein, with protein sequence MKNWTLRQRILASFAVIIAIMLLMVVVSYSRLLKVESSEASVRDDALPGLYYSSMIRGAWSDSYLRIQAMLGLEEGQGFNAQDATDFSTYAARLQEQMDLYRETITDDQDRSEYAAFVKSHEDYHRILAAVIDLHKRNLDADAIKLFNDELTPAWTNGRVKLSDILRHNKAVADRDIAAIDDSVLTAKVIMGISLLIAVLAAGLCGLLLMRAIMAPMNRIVQILEVMRTGDLSRRLNLDRKDEFGAVETGFNDMMTELTSLVSQAQRSSVQVTTSVTEIAATSKQQQATATETAATTTEIGATSREIAATSRDLVRTMTEVSTAADQASVAAGSGQQGLARMEETMHSVMGAADLVNAKLAILNEKAGNINQVVVTIVKVADQTNLLSLNAAIEAEKAGEYGRGFAVVATEVRRLADQTAVATYDIEQMVREIQSAVSAGVMGMDKFSEEVRRGMAEVQQVGEQLSQIIHQVQALAPRVLMVNEGMQAQATGAEQINHALVQLGDASSQTVDSLRQASFAIDELSQVAVGLRSGVSRFKV encoded by the coding sequence GTGAAGAACTGGACGTTGCGCCAACGCATTTTGGCGAGTTTTGCAGTCATCATCGCCATCATGCTGTTGATGGTGGTCGTCTCGTATTCGCGGCTGTTGAAGGTTGAAAGCAGTGAAGCCAGCGTGCGTGATGATGCGCTGCCAGGGTTGTACTACAGCTCGATGATTCGCGGTGCCTGGTCCGACAGCTATCTGCGCATACAAGCCATGCTCGGCCTTGAAGAAGGGCAGGGCTTCAATGCCCAGGATGCGACGGATTTCAGTACCTACGCGGCTCGCCTGCAAGAGCAGATGGACCTCTATCGCGAAACCATCACCGACGATCAAGACCGGTCCGAGTACGCCGCGTTCGTGAAGTCCCATGAGGACTATCACCGGATCCTCGCGGCGGTGATCGACCTGCACAAGCGCAACCTCGACGCCGATGCCATCAAGCTGTTCAACGACGAACTGACGCCGGCCTGGACCAATGGCCGGGTCAAGCTCAGCGACATCCTGCGCCACAACAAAGCCGTGGCCGACCGGGATATCGCCGCCATCGACGACTCGGTGCTGACCGCCAAGGTCATCATGGGCATTTCCCTGCTGATCGCCGTGCTGGCGGCCGGTCTCTGCGGCCTGCTGTTGATGCGCGCGATCATGGCGCCGATGAACCGTATCGTGCAGATCCTCGAAGTGATGCGCACAGGCGATCTCAGCCGTCGCCTGAACCTGGACCGCAAGGACGAATTCGGCGCCGTGGAAACCGGCTTCAACGACATGATGACCGAGCTGACTTCCCTGGTGTCCCAGGCCCAGCGCTCGTCGGTACAGGTCACCACCTCGGTGACCGAGATTGCCGCGACCTCCAAGCAACAACAGGCCACCGCCACTGAAACGGCGGCTACCACCACCGAGATCGGCGCGACCTCCCGGGAAATTGCCGCCACCTCGCGGGACCTGGTGCGCACCATGACCGAAGTCTCCACCGCTGCCGACCAGGCGTCGGTGGCCGCCGGTTCCGGGCAACAAGGCCTGGCCCGCATGGAGGAAACCATGCACTCGGTGATGGGCGCGGCCGATCTGGTCAACGCCAAGCTGGCGATCCTCAACGAGAAGGCCGGCAACATCAATCAGGTGGTGGTGACCATCGTCAAGGTCGCCGACCAGACCAACCTGCTCTCGCTCAATGCCGCCATCGAGGCCGAAAAGGCCGGTGAGTACGGTCGCGGTTTTGCCGTGGTCGCCACCGAAGTGCGCCGTCTGGCGGACCAGACCGCCGTCGCCACCTACGACATCGAGCAGATGGTGCGCGAGATCCAGTCGGCGGTGTCGGCCGGGGTGATGGGCATGGACAAGTTTTCCGAGGAAGTGCGCCGCGGCATGGCCGAGGTGCAGCAGGTCGGCGAACAGCTGTCGCAGATCATCCATCAGGTGCAGGCTCTGGCGCCTCGCGTGTTGATGGTCAACGAAGGCATGCAGGCCCAGGCCACCGGCGCCGAGCAGATCAACCACGCGCTGGTGCAGTTGGGTGATGCCAGCAGCCAGACCGTCGATTCCCTGCGCCAAGCCAGTTTTGCCATCGATGAGCTGAGCCAGGTGGCCGTCGGGCTGCGCAGCGGCGTTTCGCGATTCAAAGTCTGA
- a CDS encoding chemotaxis protein CheW, with product MIASDTFSVTHEDAQAIDDCWNRIGIHGDKSCPLLIEHIHCRNCAVYSAAATRLLDRYALQQDDRAQVAHTLEDEVKTRSLLMFRLGEEWLGLATRSLVEVAPQQAIHSLPHQRSRALLGVANVRGALVACLSLGELLGLESVASVASGARVMPRMLIIAAHGGPVVVPVDEVDGIHAIDERVLEAASRSGSQANAKYTRGVLQFKGRSLRWLDEEQLLSAVTRSLT from the coding sequence ATGATTGCCTCCGACACCTTTAGCGTCACCCATGAAGATGCCCAGGCCATCGACGATTGCTGGAACCGTATCGGTATCCATGGCGACAAGTCCTGCCCGCTGCTGATCGAACACATCCATTGCCGCAATTGCGCGGTGTACTCGGCCGCCGCGACGCGCCTGCTGGATCGCTACGCGTTGCAGCAGGATGATCGCGCCCAGGTCGCGCATACCCTCGAAGACGAGGTGAAAACCCGCTCGCTGCTGATGTTCCGCCTCGGCGAAGAATGGCTGGGCCTGGCGACGCGCAGCCTGGTGGAGGTGGCGCCGCAACAAGCCATTCATTCGCTGCCGCATCAGCGCTCCCGCGCCTTGCTCGGGGTGGCCAACGTTCGTGGCGCGTTGGTGGCTTGCCTTTCTCTGGGCGAATTGCTGGGGCTGGAGAGTGTCGCCAGCGTGGCCTCTGGCGCGCGGGTCATGCCGCGCATGTTGATCATCGCGGCCCACGGCGGGCCGGTGGTGGTGCCGGTGGATGAGGTGGACGGTATTCACGCCATCGACGAGCGCGTCCTCGAAGCGGCATCACGCTCGGGTAGCCAGGCCAATGCGAAATACACCCGTGGCGTCTTGCAATTCAAAGGTCGCAGCCTGCGCTGGCTGGATGAAGAGCAGTTGTTATCCGCCGTGACCCGGAGCCTCACATGA
- a CDS encoding chemotaxis protein CheW, with product MSELTAKRTAVKQPLQVLFLVFHIGSERYALRATEVAEVLPRLPLKPIAHAPQWVAGVFAWRGAVVPVIDLSALTFGTPAQLRTSTRLVLVHYQADENLPAQLLGLILEQATGTVRCDPADFQPYGLDNPQAPYLGPVRKDQQGLLQWVRVADLLDERVRALLFPTPPLDLALLEDPS from the coding sequence ATGAGCGAGCTCACCGCCAAGCGCACCGCCGTGAAACAGCCGTTGCAGGTGCTGTTTCTGGTGTTTCACATCGGCAGCGAGCGCTACGCCCTGCGCGCGACCGAGGTGGCGGAAGTGCTGCCACGGCTACCCTTGAAGCCGATTGCCCACGCGCCTCAATGGGTGGCCGGGGTGTTCGCCTGGCGCGGCGCGGTGGTGCCGGTGATCGACCTCAGTGCGTTGACCTTTGGTACGCCTGCCCAACTGCGCACCAGCACGCGGCTGGTGCTGGTGCACTACCAGGCGGATGAGAACCTGCCGGCGCAACTGCTCGGGCTGATCCTGGAACAGGCCACCGGCACCGTGCGTTGCGACCCCGCTGATTTCCAGCCCTATGGCCTGGACAATCCACAGGCCCCTTATCTTGGGCCGGTGCGCAAGGATCAGCAGGGGCTGCTGCAATGGGTGCGGGTCGCCGATCTGCTGGATGAGCGAGTTCGCGCGCTGTTGTTTCCGACGCCACCGCTGGACCTAGCGTTGCTTGAGGACCCGTCATGA